One genomic segment of Gossypium arboreum isolate Shixiya-1 chromosome 3, ASM2569848v2, whole genome shotgun sequence includes these proteins:
- the LOC108481052 gene encoding xyloglucan 6-xylosyltransferase 2-like → MLDRWLKVRRSRTKIIVLCFVIAVIVLHGTFNPVNPGYSADENQNHHSDAHSKQVESRRLLEDAQNDAAQGDNNNDNKNYAEFDIAKILIDEEEGEKEKPDPNKPYSLGPKISDWDQQRSEWLKTNPDFPNFIGPNNPRVLLVTGSSPKPCENPVGDHYLLKSIKNKIDYCRLHGIEIFYNMALLDAEMAGFWAKLPLIRKLLLSHPEIEFLWWMDSDAMFTDMAYELPWERYKDFNMVMHGWNEMVYNDKNWIGLNTGSFLLRNCQWSLDLLDAWAPMGPKGKVREEAGKILTRELKGRPVFEADDQSAIVYLLVKERAKWGEKVYLENAYYLHGYWGILVDRYEEMIENYHPGLGDHRWPLVTHFVGCKPCGKFGDYSVERCLRQMDRAFNFGDNQILQMYGFMHKSLASRRVKRVRNETGNPLEVKDELGLLHPSFKAVKVSASS, encoded by the coding sequence ATGTTGGACCGGTGGTTAAAGGTTCGCCGTTCCCGAACCAAAATAATCGTTCTCTGCTTTGTAATAGCCGTCATCGTCCTACATGGCACCTTCAACCCCGTAAATCCCGGTTACTCCGCCGACGAAAACCAAAACCACCACTCCGACGCTCATAGCAAGCAAGTTGAGTCCCGCCGCTTACTCGAAGATGCTCAAAACGATGCCGCTCAGGGTGACAACAACAACGACAATAAGAACTACGCGGAATTTGATATCGCCAAGATTCTCATCGATGAAGAagaaggagaaaaggaaaaaccTGACCCGAACAAGCCGTACTCTCTCGGGCCTAAAATATCCGATTGGGATCAACAAAGATCCGAATGGCTCAAAACCAACCCGGATTTCCCAAACTTCATCGGTCCAAACAATCCCCGTGTCCTCCTCGTCACCGGTTCATCACCCAAACCGTGCGAAAATCCGGTCGGTGATCATTACTTATTGAAATCGATAAAGAACAAGATCGATTACTGTAGGTTACACGGGATCGAGATTTTTTACAACATGGCGTTATTGGATGCGGAAATGGCGGGGTTTTGGGCAAAACTACCATTGATTAGGAAGCTATTGCTTTCCCATCCCGAAATCGAGTTCCTTTGGTGGATGGACAGTGATGCGATGTTTACGGATATGGCGTACGAGCTCccatgggaaaggtacaaagatTTCAATATGGTCATGCATGGGTGGAATGAAATGGTTTACAATGATAAGAATTGGATTGGTTTAAACACGGGTAGTTTCTTGTTAAGGAATTGTCAATGGTCGCTTGATCTTTTAGATGCTTGGGCTCCTATGGGTCCGAAAGGGAAGGTTAGGGAAGAAGCTGGGAAAATTTTGACTAGGGAGTTAAAGGGTAGGCCAGTTTTTGAAGCCGATGATCAGTCCGCCATAGTTTACTTGTTGGTCAAGGAAAGAGCTAAATGGGGTGAAAAAGTATATCTGGagaatgcttattatttgcatggttATTGGGGAATTTTGGTGGATCGTTACGAGGAAATGATAGAGAACTATCATCCTGGATTAGGGGATCATCGATGGCCTTTGGTTACTCATTTCGTTGGGTGTAAACCGTGCGGCAAGTTCGGGGATTATTCTGTCGAGAGGTGCTTGAGACAAATGGATAGAGCTTTCAATTTTGGTGATAACCAGATTTTGCAAATGTATGGGTTTATGCATAAATCGTTGGCTAGTCGGAGAGTTAAACGAGTTAGGAATGAGACCGGTAATCCACTTGAAGTTAAAGATGAGTTGGGATTGCTTCATCCATCGTTTAAAGCTGTTAAGGTCTCTGCTTCTTCATAA
- the LOC108483746 gene encoding uncharacterized protein LOC108483746, whose amino-acid sequence MEPQFSKHRSYGQPAHHHHHQPQLKMSVPPPPPPPPQHSDNDRSCSELRAFDCNLNSLCEHIRMEGFNGGSFSDIVVNAMGSTYHLHRLILSRSSYFRNMLNGPWKEANSPVVTLNVDDSNVNGEAIAVALAYLYGHHPKLNDNNAFRVLAAASFLDLQDLCAICTDFIISELWTSNFLAYQVFAENQDYGIHGERVRNACWGYLCQSGAMELKEVLPKLSSQTLHALLTSDELWVSSEEKRFELALYTVLAKGAFYQPERSGQGSSSSSEIDVGTSLESSKGKGKNLIDSFHGCVVDIPAGISSADQQVQRPKYARSESLCPCSMDQSSSISSSFSEGIRTSHSYVEMPIGDGTSGGMAMEGPSEEDSCYQLNNSNWLASDQSKHCSSEDSSCSGLMLNDWGRCSMASLSWGGRVVGKRQVKSYAKGNCGVAGEEYDAFVNIFEGGSLLYCNMSFEALLNVRKQLEELGFPCKALNDGLWLQMLLRQRVQEIGADTCTNCCLTSMQCSCRQPFGIQHGVATTGYYVQEHDQSHLTGNIRNVYVADNAQDEGNGLFRPVRVQVRGAIDGLAGIGRGATSVPATLWTPTRFVFSRVPFGMGNRIGQQSPANEDSEARADHNGDMSGGGLTALVELSQGGTSNAINVREEQTERSCELDPQSKVPMTSIARPATSGIAMQMLETPDRAIGIDWENATSSSISLDLKTPLSHFPSFRFGVQFEDVHRLSDGQVKHSPEFFYAGSLWKVSVQAFNDEDPQGRRTLGLFLHRRKAEITDSFGKVHMFIDSREKVTARYQLICPSKREVMVFGSFKQRGTLLPKAPKGWGWRTALLFDELADLLQNGALRVAAIVQLV is encoded by the exons ATGGAACCGCAATTCTCGAAGCACCGATCGTACGGACAACCAGCGCACCACCACCATCACCAGCCGCAATTGAAAATGTCGGTTCCACCGCCACCGCCTCCTCCACCACAGCACTCCGACAACGACCGTAGCTGCAGCGAACTCAGAGCCTTCGATTGTAACCTCAATTCCCTTTGCGAACATATCCGAATGGAAGGTTTCAACGGCGGTTCCTTCTCCGACATTGTCGTTAACGCCATGGGATCCACCTACCACCTCCACCGCTTaatcctctcccgtagctcttACTTCAG GAATATGCTTAACGGGCCTTGGAAAGAAGCTAATTCTCCGGTTGTAACGCTAAACGTCGACGACAGCAACGTTAACGGCGAAGCAATTGCGGTCGCGTTGGCTTATTTGTACGGACACCATCCCAAGCTTAATGATAATAATGCGTTTCGCGTTTTAGCTGCTGCTTCATTTCTTGATCTTCAG GATCTATGTGCTATATGTACGGATTTTATTATATCTGAGCTCTGGACTTCGAATTTCTTAGCATATCAG GTTTTTGCCGAGAATCAAGATTATGGGATACATGGAGAAAGGGTGAGGAATGCTTGCTGGGGCTATCTTTGTCAAAGTGGTGCCATGGAATTGAAAGAG GTGCTTCCTAAACTTTCATCTCAGACGTTACATGCATTACTGACCTCTGATGAGCTGTGGGTATCTAGTGAAGAAAAACG GTTTGAACTGGCATTGTACACCGTTCTCGCAAAAGGTGCTTTTTATCAGCCGGAAAGATCTGGTCAAGGAAGTTCCTCCTCTTCTGAGATAGATGTCGGCACTTCTCTTGAGTCTTCTAAAGGAAAGGGAAAAAATTTAATTGATAGCTTTCATG GTTGTGTAGTTGACATACCAGCAGGAATATCTAGCGCTGACCAACAGGTTCAGCGACCTAAATATGCTCGTTCCGAATCTCTGTGTCCCTGTAGCATGGATCAGTCTTCATCAATTAGTAGTTCATTTTCAGAGGGCATAAGAACTTCACATTCATATGTTGAAATGCCAATTGGTGATGGAACAAGCGGAGGAATGGCCATGGAGGGGCCATCTGAGGAAGACTCGTGCTACCAGTTGAATAACAGTAATTGGCTTGCAAGCGATCAATCAAAGCATTGCTCTTCTGAGGATTCTTCCTGTAGTGGGCTCATGTTGAATGATTGGGGAAGATGTAGCATGGCTTCTTTGTCTTGGGGTGGCAGGGTTGTGGGTAAACGACAGGTAAAAAGCTATGCTAAAGGGAACTGCGGGGTTGCTGGTGAGGAATATGATGCCTTTGTTAATATATTTGAAGGGGGTTCTCTTCTATATTGCAATATGTCCTTTGAGGCACTTTTGAATGTGAGGAAACAACTTGAAGAATTGGGGTTTCCTTGCAAAGCTCTGAATGATGGCCTTTGGCTGCAG ATGCTATTACGCCAGAGGGTGCAAGAAATTGGAGCTGACACATGCACAAATTGCTGCCTTACTAGTATGCAATGCAGTTGCAGGCAGCCGTTTGGTATTCAACATGGAGTAGCTACTACAGGCTATTACGTACAAGAGCATGACCAAAGTCATTTAACTGGCAACATCAGAAATGTGTATGTGGCTGACAATGCTCAAGATGAAGGAAATGGCCTTTTTAGGCCAGTTAGAGTGCAGGTTAGGGGGGCTATTGATGGGCTTGCAGGTATTGGACGTGGTGCTACTTCTGTTCCTGCAACTTTGTGGACTCCAACACGTTTTGTCTTTTCTCGTGTGCCCTTTGGTATGGGCAACAGAATTGGCCAGCAGTCTCCTGCTAATGAGGATTCAGAGGCTAGAGCCGACCATAATGGAGACATGTCTGGAGGTGGCTTAACAGCTCTGGTGGAGTTAAGCCAAGGAGGCACTAGTAATGCCATTAATGTTCGTGAAGAACAAACAGAGAGGAGTTGCGAGTTGGATCCCCAAAGCAAAGTGCCAATGACTTCTATTGCAAGGCCAGCTACTAGTGGGATTGCCATGCAGATGTTAGAGACACCAGATCGAGCCATTGGAATTGACTGGGAGAATGCAACTAGTTCTTCTATATCATTGGACTTGAAAACCCCTCTAAGTCACTTCCCTTCCTTCCGTTTTGG GGTTCAATTTGAGGATGTGCACAGGCTCAGTGATGGTCAAGTCAAGCACTCTCCTGAGTTCTTTTATGCTGGTTCATTGTGGAAG GTTAGTGTTCAGGCCTTTAATGATGAAGATCCTCAAGGACGTAGGACACTGG GACTATTTCTTCACCGTCGGAAAGCTGAAATAACCGACTCTTTTGGAAAG GTTCACATGTTTATCGATTCGCGGGAAAAGGTCACCGCTCGTTATCAG ctaatttgtccatcaAAGCGAGAAGTAATGGTGTTTGGAAGCTTCAAACAGAGGGGCACTCTTCTACCAAAAGCTCCCAAGGGTTGGGGATGGAGGACAGCTTTGTTGTTTGATGAACTTGCTGATCTTCTTCAAAATGGCGCCTTGAGAGTAGCTGCCATCGTGCAGCTTGTCTGA
- the LOC108482056 gene encoding uncharacterized protein LOC108482056 produces the protein MALRPIDNALPIIPDSLRPKKQAKVSIQPQKKASEISVNDENKAPLPQPIDASVDYVASEDLKPFQDPESNIQSLVEGLDSKDWVKVCQSLNDARRFSLYHPGLLLPVLEKVMLVVVKSMKNPRSALCKTSIMAASDIFNAYGEKLLDSTDSTAFDQLLLQLLLKASQDKKFVCEEADKSLTAMVNSIAALPLLQKLRRFVNHGNLRVRAKAAVSISNSVYKMGSEEIKEFGSVTLLQMASDLLNDRLPEAREAARSIVLSVYEAFTESEKLDTEEDWQSFCQSNLSTIQAQSMIKVVSSQ, from the exons atggcgtTGCGACCCATAGATAATGCACTTCCCATCATACCAGACAGTCTCAGACCCAAGAAACAAGCCAAAGTGTCGATTCAACCCCAGAAAAAAGCTTCCGAGATCAGCGTAAACGATGAGAACAAAGCTCCTTTACCGCAACCCATAGATGCATCCGTTGATTATGTCGCTTCCGAGGATCTCAAACCCTTTCAAGACCCAGAATCAAACATCCAA AGCTTAGTTGAAGGGTTAGATTCGAAGGATTGGGTTAAGGTTTGTCAGTCTTTGAACGATGCCAGGCGTTTCTCTTTATATCACCCAGGTCTACTGCTTCCAGTCCT AGAGAAGGTGATGTTGGTAGTGGTAAAGTCAATGAAGAACCCGAGAAGTGCTCTTTGCAAGACTTCGATTATGGCTGCTTCAGATATCTTCAATGCCTACGGCGAAAAATTGCTTGATTCAACTGATTCCACTGCATTTGATCAGCTG TTACTGCAGTTGTTACTGAAAGCTTCTCAAGACAAGAAGTTTGTGTGTGAAGAAGCCGATAAGTCGCTGACAGCAATGGTTAACTCCATTGCTGCTTTACCTCTGCTTCAAAAGCTCCGCAGATTTGTTAACCATGGCAACCTTAGAGTCAGAGCCAAAGCTGCAGTTTCCATTTCCAATTCTGTTTACAAAATG GGATCAGAAGAAATCAAAGAGTTCGGGTCAGTTACCTTGCTTCAAATGGCTTCGGATTTGCTAAACGATAGGCTGCCAGAGGCCAGAGAAGCAGCAAGAAGCATTGTACTTTCAGTATACGAGGCATTTACAGAATCCGAAAAGCTGGATACGGAGGAGGATTGGCAAAGCTTTTGCCAGTCAAATTTATCAACGATTCAAGCTCAGTCAATGATCAAAGTCGTTTCTTCCCAGTAA
- the LOC108483654 gene encoding translationally-controlled tumor protein homolog, whose product MLVYQDLISGDELLSDSFPYKEIENGMLWEVEGKWVVQGAVDVDIGANPSAEGADEDEGVDDQAVKVVDIVDTFRLQEQPPFDKKQFVVFIKKFIKNLTPKLDAEKQESFKKNIEGATKFLLSKLKDLQFFVGESMHDDGCLVFAYYKDGAVDPTFLYFAYALKEVKC is encoded by the exons ATGTTGGTTTACCAGGATCTCATCTCCG GTGACGAGCTTCTTTCTGACTCATTCCCCTACAAGGAAATCGAGAATGGGATGCTGTGGGAAGTTGAGGGAAAG TGGGTTGTGCAAGGAGCTGTCGATGTTGACATTGGTGCCAATCCTTCAGCCGAAGGTGCTGATGAGGATGAAGGTGTTGATGACCAAGCTGTGAAGGTTGTCGACATTGTTGACACTTTCAGGCTTCAG GAGCAACCCCCTTTCGACAAGAAGCAGTTTGTCGTGTTCATCAAGAAGTTCATCAAGAACTTGACACCAAAACTGGACGCGGAAAAGCAAGAGTCCTTCAAGAAAAACATTGAGGGAGCAACCAAGTTTTTGCTTTCAAAATTGAAGGACCTTCAATT TTTCGTAGGAGAGAGCATGCATGATGATGGATGTTTGGTGTTTGCTTACTACAAGGATGGTGCTGTTGACCCAACATTTTTGTACTTTGCATATGCATTGAAGGAGGTCAAGTGCTGA